A region from the Nostoc sp. HK-01 genome encodes:
- a CDS encoding integral membrane sensor signal transduction histidine kinase HepK: protein MQTHKPNPIDSNSESKKVPAENSSTEELPTIEFPSSGKLKASSWRIHQKIGYGYFVAIGIGFFGSLTGLVIANYYRGREIRQFTQAQEQRQLLTNYKNAVVGAQLHSSNLVAVLEDSQQLLTRKTEFLKNVNKAQDLEQKIDSFIERKPMQLAATSANLQALLEDYTINLKSYVDQIETVLKEIERQPLQPQQIAVVREQLLKIMRGETAIQLDNLSEKLTNILQTAENQEQDRQIDVEQAKGVERLIVMVSMLVSVAIAAIIAWRTSRAIAEPVITVTQVAEQVARKSNFDLRAPVTTEDEIGLLAKSLNRLIERVSERTKQLEQAKELAEAASKAKSVFLANVSHELRTPLNAVIGLSQLLQDDATDLNLSGDFITDLETINSAGRHLLELINDILDLSKIEAGKMTLYPETFEIGNLINNLVLTIKPSIEKNGNILEIDYDEQLGTMYADQTRMRQVLLNLLSNAAKFTTNGKVTLTVKSEKPNSLSDPPLGMISFMVADTGIGMTHHQQQQLFQPFTQGDNSTTKKYGGTGLGLAISSHFCQMMGGEIFVKSQPGVGSTFTVRLPLTVRE, encoded by the coding sequence ATGCAAACTCACAAGCCTAACCCAATTGACAGTAATTCAGAAAGCAAAAAAGTGCCAGCCGAAAATTCATCAACCGAAGAACTCCCAACAATCGAATTTCCCTCCAGTGGGAAACTCAAGGCAAGTTCTTGGCGGATACACCAGAAAATAGGCTATGGCTACTTTGTCGCTATAGGTATTGGCTTTTTTGGCTCACTTACTGGTTTGGTGATTGCCAACTATTATCGAGGACGAGAAATTAGGCAATTTACTCAAGCTCAAGAACAACGCCAACTACTAACTAACTATAAAAATGCAGTAGTTGGAGCGCAATTACATAGTTCTAATTTAGTTGCAGTATTAGAAGATTCTCAACAACTGCTGACTAGAAAAACGGAATTTTTAAAGAATGTTAATAAGGCTCAAGATTTAGAGCAGAAAATTGACAGTTTTATCGAAAGAAAGCCTATGCAATTAGCAGCAACAAGTGCTAATTTACAGGCTTTATTAGAAGATTATACGATTAATTTAAAATCCTACGTTGACCAGATAGAAACTGTCTTAAAAGAAATCGAACGGCAGCCTTTACAACCACAACAAATTGCTGTAGTTCGAGAGCAGTTGTTAAAAATAATGCGTGGTGAAACTGCCATACAGTTAGATAATCTTTCCGAAAAGTTAACTAATATTTTGCAAACTGCGGAAAATCAAGAACAGGATAGGCAAATAGACGTAGAGCAGGCGAAAGGAGTTGAGAGATTAATTGTGATGGTGAGTATGCTGGTGTCAGTAGCGATCGCCGCTATTATAGCCTGGCGCACCAGTCGTGCGATCGCCGAACCAGTAATTACTGTCACCCAAGTTGCTGAACAAGTCGCCCGCAAATCTAATTTTGATTTACGCGCCCCTGTCACCACTGAAGATGAAATTGGCTTGTTAGCAAAATCCCTTAATCGGTTGATTGAGCGCGTGTCGGAACGCACCAAACAACTAGAACAAGCCAAAGAACTAGCCGAAGCCGCCAGCAAAGCTAAGAGTGTATTTTTAGCTAACGTCAGTCACGAATTACGTACACCCTTGAATGCTGTCATTGGACTTAGCCAACTCCTGCAAGATGACGCTACAGACTTAAATTTATCAGGAGACTTTATTACTGATTTAGAAACCATTAATTCCGCTGGTAGGCACTTATTAGAATTAATTAACGATATCCTCGACTTGTCAAAAATTGAAGCGGGGAAAATGACTCTTTATCCAGAGACATTTGAAATTGGGAATCTAATTAATAATCTTGTCTTGACTATTAAGCCTTCCATTGAGAAAAATGGCAACATCTTAGAAATAGACTACGACGAACAGCTAGGAACAATGTATGCTGATCAGACAAGAATGCGGCAAGTACTTTTAAACTTATTGAGTAATGCAGCTAAATTTACAACTAACGGCAAAGTCACACTAACTGTTAAAAGTGAAAAACCCAATTCGCTTTCAGACCCTCCCTTGGGTATGATTTCGTTTATGGTAGCGGATACAGGTATTGGAATGACTCATCATCAACAGCAACAGTTATTTCAACCTTTCACCCAAGGGGATAACTCCACCACCAAGAAATATGGTGGTACTGGCTTAGGTTTAGCTATTAGCAGCCATTTTTGTCAGATGATGGGCGGTGAGATTTTTGTCAAAAGTCAGCCAGGCGTAGGCTCGACTTTTACTGTCCGCCTACCTTTGACTGTGCGGGAATGA